Genomic window (uncultured Hyphomonas sp.):
TCCAATTTGAATAAACCCAGTCAGCTTCAATATCAAATGTATTTCGCTTAAGCGTTGAAAAGTTTATCAATATTTCATAAAGCAAGGGGGCGTTTTTAAGATTGGCTTGTATATTTGCGAACCATAACGAGGATTCGGAAAATATGTTTTTATGAAACATAGCCTGTAATTCATTAAGAACTGAATTTAATTCGTTTTGATTTTTTTTACAGATATTCTCCAAAAATAGTGGCTCAAACTCTTTAATATTTGAAGGAGGAAAACTAATTTCTTGTGGGAATGCCCTAAGTTGTATATATAACCATATCGCTGCAGTTTGATAGTTTTTATTCTCGATGGTTTTCTCTATTATTCGAATGACTAATCCACTTTTCCGGGGGCTAAGTAAAGAGATGAATTGTGATAAATGATTTCCCTCTACAGAATCCAGATAGAGAATTGTTTCCAGTAAAGCATTACTGCTTTCAAGCAACTTTTGGTCTAAATATTCTGTTTCTAGATAAGATATTAATTTGTTTGAGATGTTTTTATTAAGAACAGATTTGTTGTATTCTAATGATAATTGATCAAGAAGTTTCAAAGCGCCAAGAAAAGAGGTGGTTATTAATTTATCTTTATAATTAACTAAAGTTGTAATCGATTCAAAATTTGGTGATGAATTAGGTCCTTCTAAAGGGATATATTTTATGTGGTCAACATTATTTAATGCTGAATGTTGATAAATACCTTGAAGAAAGTCAAAGAAGCGCTCTTCTCCAGTGCGAATAGTAATTTGGATAGGTTTTTTATTTGGATAATTATCCCTTAATGTTTGAATAAGAGATTCGAAGCCGGTGATCACTGACTGGAGGTCAATATCCAGATAATCTTTATCCTTTAGAGATTTTTCTTTTTCTAATGAAGAAATACTTTTGGGGTTTATTATCTCTATGATTTCTTCAATAACTTTTGCTTCACCCTTGAAGAACCTAATTAAGTAATTTGCTTCTTCGCAATTTTCCTTAGTAAGAATCTCTTCTTTTCTAGATTGATATATCATATCTCGAAGGCATCTTCGAATAAATGAACGTTTATCTTTGAAAAAAGTATTTATTGTCTCGTTATGGTTAAGGGTATGAAGGATTTTATAAATCCTATCAATGTACTGAGGTTCTTTGCTTAGTTCAGACAGGACCACATCAATATGGGCATGAACAGATGTTTGATTGTTTGAAATAATTTTTTCAAATGAGGAATAATCCCCGTCTGTTAAAGCCTTTTGAAGTGGCCGATTAATTAACAGTTGTCTAGCTTCTTCAATAGTGGCGTTGAAGAATAAACAAATCAGACTTTCTTTAAGGGTAATAGAGTCATTATCAAGCAATCTTGATGCATATGGTCTAGGATAATCGTTATTGAGCAGGGATAGTTGGTCAATTTTTAGGTCGGCGAATTTATTTATTAATACGTAATATGATATATGCGATATGGGAATTTCTGGACACCATTGGCTATGTAAGGCACCAATATCATTGATTAGAGAAATTATTTGTCTTGGATGGGGCGGGTTGTTATACAATATCTCTTTCATCAATATTATGATATTTTCAATTGTGTCATTGTCTTGATGGTTCTTGAATGATTGTTTAAATTTAATTTTAAAGAAATCTTCCCAGTTTGACGTTAATAATTCTGGAACAGTAAGTTTTAATTGAATCCGTTTATCTAAAAGTTCTTTTTCGTCAATAAAAGGAGGAACCTTATTATCACGAAGTATAGTTTCGTTATACGGCAAAAGAACCCATAAGTGCTTTGCAAGTTTTTTACTGATTCCTTGGTCGCTTCCATTAAGATATTGCAGAAATGTTTGAAGGGTTGAAATAAAAAGCAGCCTTTTTTCAGGTAAAAGACGATCAAGATTATCAATTACAATAACTAACTTTCGTTCATTTCTCAATGTGTCACTTAGAACTTCTGTAAACCATTTATCATAGTCAACGGATGAGATATCATATTTGTTATCAACCAATTTGCGTGACACGACAACTTGAAAGAGATCATTTTTACTAAAAATATAGGCAGTAAAAATAAAAATAAATAAAAGAGAAAATTCAACAATGCCAGCTATTACATACCAATTGGGTATAGGCGATGCATTAACATTATTCGGAGAGACGGCCCCGTTAGTAATTCCTTGAATAAATAAATTTACTATTGTTGGAAAGGCTAATAATAGGAGTGAAATAATAATAAAAATCAAACTTACTCTTGGCTTTAAATGATTTGTTTTTCCATTTTTAATTTGGTCAAGTATATTTTCTGCATCTTTGTTGCAAGTAAACCAAGATTTATTGTTTTTTTCCACTTTTTAATTCAAGTATCAGGTTTTCCAGAAATATCATACGCATTAGGTTGCCTTCATGAGCCCATGCGTCAAAGGTAAAGAACTTTATGTTATTGTTTTTATTCACATTTAATAAATTTTGTAAGATGGTAATTATTGTGGATTTTCCGGATCCGTAATTTCCAGCTATGCCTATTGTGATACCACCCTCTTTCTCTAAAATTATGTCACGAAGTGTTATCGCAATTTTCTTATGAGATTGACTATTGAAATAATCTTCTTCACTAGGTGTGTCTCTAATAAATTCTGTTGGGCATCTATTATCTTTTTGTTCAGTCATCATAAATCCCTCTATAGTAAACTTCATTAGTATTATATCAAAATTAAGTATCATCAATAATTGTGTGTATCTTCTAATTCCCCAAAATTGAATCGTGATACAATCTGAACGTAACCAAACCTTTTCCAATTTAACTCAGGAGGAACCCATTCCTATGGCACAAGAATCGTCGTTTAAGCTCACTTATGCGACCATGTTCAGCCCGCCCGAAGAATTACACACCCACTTTGCCGAAGCGATGGATGCGCTGAAGGGAAAACTGGGGCAGGAATATCCGATGTTCATCAACGGTGAGGAACGTTTCACCGAAGAGAAATATCGGGAGGTCTCACCGATCAATACCGACCTGCACCTGGCTACCTTCCAAAAAGGCGGCGTCAAAGACGCTGAGGACGCTATCGCTGCGGCCCGCGCGGCCTTCCCCAAGTGGAGCCGCATGAACTGGGATGAGCGCGTTTACCTGCTGCGCAAAGCAGCGGACATCATCGACCAGCGCCTGTTCGAAATCGGCGCGGTGGTCACGCTCGAAGTCGGCAAGAACCGGATGGAAGCCCTCGGCGATGTGGCCGAGACGGCCGAACTGATCCGCTATGCCTGCACCCAGATGGAAGCCAGCCAGGGGTACCATGCCAAGATGGGCGTTGACCCGCTGCAAGGCTATATCTCCACCAACAAATCCGTGCTCAAACCCTACGGCGTTTGGGTCGTGATCAGCCCCTTCAACTTCCCCGCAGCCCTGACGGGTGGCCCCTCGGGTGCGGCTCTGACTGCCGGCAACACGCTGGTGATCAAACCCGCCTCCGTCACCACCTGGACCACGGCGCTGCTGGTGGATTGTTTCCGCCAGGCCGGCATCCCGGATGGTGTGGTGAACTTCGTCTCCGGCCCCGGCTCCACCGTTGGGAAAGCCCTGGTGGAGAGCAAGGACGTGGATGGCATCACTTTTACCGGCTCTTTCGACGTCGGCATGGGTATCTACCGCAGCTTCGGCAATGGGGATTATATTCGCCCCACAATCCTCGAACTGGGCGGCAAGAACCCCGCGATCGTCTCCAAAAACGCCAACCTCGAAGATGCGGCAGTCGGCATCGTCCGCTCCGCTTTCGGCTTGCAGGGGCAGAAATGCTCCGCTTGCTCCCGGGTCTTTGTCGAAGAAGAAGTCTACGACAAGCTGGTGGCGCGGGTGGTTGAACTGACCAATAAGCTCAAGATCGGTGACCCGGTCGAACGGGATACCTATATGGGCCCCGTGGTGACCAAGGGCGCTTATCAGGATTTCCAGGATTTCTGCAAGGAACTCAAAGAAGCCGGTAAGATTGCGACCGGCGGCGAGGTGCTCACCGAGGGTGACTTCGCGAAGGGTTATTTCTGCGAACCGACCGTGGCGGTCGATGTACCGATCACGCATAAGCTCTGGCAGCAGGAAATGTTCGTCCCGATCACAATGATCCATCCCGTGAAGGACCTCAAAGAGGCGATGGAACTGGCCAACAGCGTCAAATATGGGCTGACGGCCGGCTTCTATGGCACAGAAGAGGAAGTGGGCTGGTTCTTTGATAATATCGAGGCGGGCGTGGTCTATGCCAACCGTCCGCAAGGTGCCACCACCGGTGCCTGGCCGGGATTCCAGCCCTTTGGGGGGTGGAAGGGTTCCGGCGCCAGCGGTAAGAATGCCGGCGGCTTGTATTACCTGCCGCTCTATATGCACGAGCAGAGCCAGACCTTTATCCAAAGGGCCTGAGCCTAACATTTATTCATGACCCTCATAAACCGGGTGGCGCGTTCGTCAGCCATCCGGTTTAACCTTATCTTATGATCCGATACTTGTTTTCCCGATTGGGCTGTCTGATCTGGCTGGTTGGCGCCGTTGTTTTGGGCGTGGGGATTGTCTCGGAAAGCTCCGGGCATCCGGCTTTTTCAATGGTGGCAGGTGGGATTGGGCTGCTCGTGGTGGGCTTCCTGCTCTGGCAGTGGCTGCGCCCCAAGGGGCAGAAGAGCACCCGTTTTTCAATGCTGCGCCGGCACACATGGGAGGATGAGCAGGACGAGGATAATGAAGAATGGAAATAATATGACCACGAAATTAACTTCTCTGAGTGACGCCATTCGACAATATGTGCATGATGGAGACCTGGTCTACGCATCCGGGTTCACCCATCTGATTCCTTTTGCGGCCGGGCATGAGATCATCCGGCAGGGCATCAAGGACCTGGTGCTGGCCCGCGCCACACCGGACCTGCTCTATGAACAGATGGTCGCTGCCGGGTGCGCCCGCAAGGTGATCTTCTCTTATATGGGCAACCCCGGGGTGGGTTCGCTCCGGCAGATGCGCAAGGCGCTTGAGGCTGGCGAGTTGGAATGGGAGGAATATTCCCATTTCAGTATGATCAGCCGTTTACAAGCGGGTGCCAGCGGGCTGCCCTTCATGCCGATGAAACAGACCGGCGCAACCGACCTGGAATCACAGAACCCAAATTTCAAGCGCGTGGCCGATCCCTATACCGGTGAGGAAGTGGTGGTTGTGCCGCCATTGATCCCCGATGTTGCAATCGTGCATGTGCAGCGGGCGGATGAGAACGGGAATGCCCATGTCTGGGGCATCCTCGGCGAGCAGCGTCTGGCAGCCTTTGCGGCCAAGAAGGTGATCCTCACGGTGGAAGAGATGGTGGATGAGTCCGTGATCCGCTCCGACCCCAACCGCACGTTGATCCCCGGCCTGGTGGTGGATGCCGTCTGCCATGTGCCTTTCTGTGCCCATCCTTCCTACACCCAGGGCTATCACGACCGGGACAATGACTTCTATTTGGACTGGGATAAGATCAGCGAGACCGATGAAGGTGTGAAAGCCTATCTGGACGAGTGGGTTTATGGGTTGCCCGACCGGGCGGCCTATTGGGAGAAACTGGGCCCTGAGGTCCACCAGCGTTTACACGCCGGGGAACGGCTTTCCGAACCGGTCAACTACGGCGATTATTGAGATTGAGGCTGTCACATGGTGGAAATTTTGTATAATCCAAAAGAATTGATGGTGGTGAATGCATCCCGGCTCCTGCGGGACTACGATGTGGTCTTCGTCGGAGTGGGGATCCCGAATCTGGCCTGCAACCTGGCCAGGCGGACGCATGCCCCAAATTTACAGATGATTTATGAAGCCGGGGTGATCGGTGCGCAACCTTCCCGGCTGCCGCTTTCGATCGGCGACCCCTCACTGGTCACCGGTTCGACCTCGGTTTGCAGCATGTATGATGTCTTCACGCTCTACCTTCAGCGGGGGAATGTGGATGTGGGCTTCCTGGGCGGGGCACAGATCGACCAGTATTGCAATATCAACGCGACCATGATCGGCGGCGATTACCAGCATCCGAAGGTGCGGCTGCCCGGTTCGGGCGGTTCAATGGAGATCGCAGCCTGGGCCAACCGCTGCTATATCATCACACCGCATCAGAAACGACGCTTCCCGGCCACGGTGGATTTCCATACTTCAATTGGATTCCTTGATGGCGGCGATGCCCGCAAGAAAACGGGTGTGCGCGGTGGTGGGCCGGAAGCTGTGGTGACCAACCTGGGCGTGATGCGGCCGGATGAGAATGGTGAGCTGGTGCTGACCGCAATGCATCCCGGTGTGACCTATGAGCAGGTGGCCGAGAACACCGGCTGGCCGTTGAAGATCGTCGAGGACTGTGCGGTGACCGAGCCGCCGACCCTTGAAGAGCTGCGTATCCTGCGGGAAGATCTCGATCCTCAGAAAATTTACATTTAGTTTGGTGCATCAGGTAGAATCCAAAGAAAAAACGGGACGATACCATGAAAAAAGAAATTCAGATTCTATCCACTTTTGACCTGACCAAGGAACAACAGGAGCGGCTCCGCAAGGCATCCGACCGGGTGAAGCTGACGGTGATCCCGACCAGCGATCCGAACGCAGTATCGGATGACGTTTGGGCGGAGACGGATGTGCTCTATACCTGGGATGTGCTGCCGGAACCTGAAAAAGTCCCCAATCTGAAGTGGGTGCAATTTGGGAGTGCCGGGGTGGATCTCTTTTTGCAGTCCTCTTTGGCGAAAAAGGAAGATATCCTGCTGACCTCTATGAGTGGCGCGATCACCAGCCAGCTCGCTGAATATGTGATGATGGCGCTTTTGGCGCTGGGGCATAAAATGCCCAAATTGATGCACATTCAGGCCGACCATCATTGGCTTTCGGAGAAAGAGATGGCGGAAAAAGTGATGCCCGTTGAATTACGGGGCAGCACAGTTGGCATCCTGGGCTATGGCAGCATTGGCCGGCAGGTGGCACGGTTATTACAGCCTTTTGGCGTGGAAGTGTTGGCCGCCAAGCGCGACGTGATGCGCCCGGAGGATTCCGGTTATATCCCCGATGACATGGGTGACCCGCATGGTGATTTTTTCACCCGGCTTTACCCGATGGAAGCGCTGCACAGTATGCTGTCCGTCAGTGATTTCGTGGTGGTCACCCTGCCCCTGACAGAGGCAACCCATCACCTGCTGGACCAGCAGGCATTTGAAGCTATGAAAGAGACGGCCTATTTGGTAAATGTGGGTCGGGGTGCGGTGATTGATGAACAGGCGTTGATCGCCGCGTTGAAGTCGGGTAAGATCGCCGGCGCGGCGCTGGATGTCTTTGAGGCAGAGCCCCTGCCGGAAGATAGCCCGTTATGGGATCTGGAGAATGTGTTCCTCAGCGCCCATTTGTCCTGGCTGAGCAAGAATCTTCAGGATGAGACCTTGGCCCTCTTTTTGGAAAATCTGAATCGCTATTTAGTTGGTTTGCCGCTATATAACCAGGTGGATTTGACAAAGGGGTATTGATCCGCCGGCTGATCTGAAATTAACTTATTTAGGTGCGCTCAGAGATTGAGCGCACTATTTTTATCCCTTGACAAAGTCACAGAAATTTGCTATTATATCGCATAACGATATATCGAATATGGATATAACGACACATGATACAGTGGAAGGTTGATACCAATGACAGATAAACGAATAGCAAAACACCTCCCGCTTTCGGAAGCCACCTTCTTTATTATGTTGGCTTTGGTCACGCCGAAGCATGGTTATGGCGTGATGCAGATGGTGGAAGAAATCAGCGAGGGCACAGTCAAAATTGGGCCGGGGACCCTCTATGGCGCCTTCTCCAATTTGGAAAAGGAAAAGCTGATTGCGATGGTTCGCGAGGAGGGGCGGCGCAAGGAATATCAGTTGACGCAAGATGGGCTGTTGGTTCTCAAAGCCCAAATTGAAAGGTTACGGATGATGGTTGGGCTTGGTGATGACGCCATCAGCCATGAAAAGGATGAAGCATAATGGAAAACTACCATATTGAACACCGCTGGTTTTGGGCCTGGCAGGATGAACAGGAAGAAAAATGGTTAGCGGAAATGTCAGAACGTGGTTATCATCTTGTGAAACCCGGTGTCTTTGGGCGATATGAATTCCAAAAAGGTGAGCCAAAGCGATTTGTTTATCGGATGGACTTTTTGGCGAATAGCCAGCAGAAAAAGGATTATCTCCAGCTATTTGAGGATGCAGGTTGGGAACATCTCGGTGAATTTGGGGGGTGGCAGTATTTTAGGAAACCTGCCGGAGATGACACTGCGCCGGAAATCTTTACGGATGTCCGAAGTAAAATTCAGAAGTACCATCGATTGCTGATATTCCTGGCGATTTTGACACCCATTTACCTTGCACCGTTGAACTTAAGGAACATCATTGAGCGAGATCCGCGATGGTTGATGTGGTCCATCTTCACACTTTGGATCCTATTGCTGGCTTTATATGGTTTCAGCGTCATCAAGGTCCTGCTCCGAATTGATCAGTTGAAAAAGACCATCAAGCAATAAGCGGTATTAGAAATTAAAAAAGGCAGTTCACATTGAACTGCCTTTTTTGATCAGAGTGGGATAACAAAAACAAATGTTCCATAATTAAATCTCGCATGGTAAAATCAGCGCATGGACTTATTTGACCATGCCCTTGAAGAACGGATGCAGCAGGAAGCTCCCCTGGCGGACCGGATGCGGCCGCAGACCCTGGATGAGATTGTCGGCCAGGATCATATAATCGGGGAAGGTCGCTTGCTGCGCCGGGCCATTCAGGCTGACCGGCTTTTTTCTTCGATCATCCTCTACGGCCCTCCGGGTACCGGCAAGACCACCCTGGCGAGAGTCATCTCCAACCTGACCAAAGCCCACTTTGAAAGCCTCTCCGCAGTGCTGGCGGGGGTGGCTGACCTGCGCAAGGTGATTGCTGAAGCCACCGAACGCCGCCGGCTCTATCAACGGCGGACGATCCTTTTCATTGACGAGGTGCACCGCTGGAACAAAGCCCAACAGGATGCCCTGCTTCCCCATGTGGAAAGCGGGCTGGTGACCCTGATTGGCGCCACCACTCAGAACCCCTATTTTGATGTCATTAAAGCGCTGGTGTCCCGCTCTCGGGTGTTTGAAATGCACTCGCTGACCGAGGAAGATATCCAGGCGATCTTATTGCGCGCCCTGCAGGACCCGGAGCGCGGTTACGGCAAGTTAAACGTTGAATTAGCGCCCGAGGCTATGGCACATCTTTCGCGCATGGCCGGGGGAGATGCCCGCAACGCGCTGAACGCGCTGGAACTAGCCGTGGAAACCACACCACCCGGCGCAGATGGCATCCTCAGGATTGGGCTGGATGTGGCTCAGGAATCGATCCAGAAGCGGGCGGTGCTCTATGACAAATCCGATGACGCTCATTATGACACCGTCTCGGCTTTCATCAAATCCGTGCGCGGCTCTGACCCCGATGCCGCGGTTTACTGGCTGGCGAAGATGCTCCATGCGGGCGAAGACCCGCGCTTCATCCTTCGGCGGCTGATCATCCTGGCGGGTGAAGATATTGGCCTGGCTGACCCGCAAGGGCTGGTGGTGGCCAATGCGGCCGCCCAGGCCTTTGAGTATATCGGCCTCCCTGAGGGGATCTTCCCTATCGTGGAAGCGACCCTCTACCTGGCGACTGCACCTAAATCCAATTCAGCTTTCGCCTATCATGCAGCTCTAGCGGAAATTGAGGAGAACGGGGTTGGCCCCGTGCCTGTCCATTTGATGGACTCCAGCCGTGACGCCAAAGGGTTGGGACATGGCGTGGGCTATGATTACCCGCATGCCCATGAGGGTCACTGGACACCCCAGCAGTACCTCCCGAGCAATGTGTTAGGCACTCATTTCTACCAACCCTCCGATCAGGGCTATGAAGCCCAGGTGCAGGAGCGGGTGCGGCTCTGGCGAGAAGCGCAGGATAAGGTCTTATTGGAAGAAAAGCAGGAAAAGAAGGCAGCTTAATGGCGACGTTCTTATTAATCCGGCATGGCGACAATGATCTTTTGGGAAGCAGGCTGGCTGGCAGGCTCCCTGATGTGCATCTGAACGCAAAGGGAAAAGCCCAGGCCCAGGCGGTCGCAGATGGCCTGGCGGATTTGCCAATCACCGCGGTCTACGCCAGCCCACTGGAACGGGCCCAGGAAACAGCGGAGCCCCTCGCACAGGTGCATAAGCTGTCCATCCAGACTCTGCCCGAACTGATGGGAAATTGACTTTGGAGAATGGCAGGGGGAAGCACTCGACAAGCTTCGGAAAGACCGGCTGTGGAAAACCGTTCAGAACAATCCCGCTACTTTCAGGTTCCCTGGCGGAGAGAGCTTCGCCGAAGCTCAGGCTCGGGTGGTCGCAGGGTTATCAACGCTCAGTGAGCAGCATGGCGAAAAAGACGTGGTTGCCTGCACTTCCCACAGCGATATCATCCGTCTCGCGGTGGCTCATTTCCTGGCGCTACCCCTGGATCGATTCCAACGGATCAGAATCCGACCGGCATCCGTCACGGTGCTGCACTTGAATGAGGGCCTGGGTTATTTTGGCCCTATCAATTACACATTTGATTTCAAATCGGCATTACCCTTTTAATTCCCCAATTTGCCCCAAAAAATTACGATCCAATCGTGAAAATTGTTCCGGTTAGCCTTGGGTGTAGGCTATAATTACCGTTGTGCCCAACATGAAAAGGAGCGCCATGGACAAGCATTTCGTCAAACCGGGATCAAAGATCAAGCTGAAGGAATGGCCGACCCGCTCGGATGACAGCATTTTAAAAGATGACGGCAAGGCCCAGCTTGTGGTCCTGGCGACTCAACTCGCCGATTTGCAGGAACTCTTGTATGCCGAACATCAGCAGAAGGTTCTGATCGTTTTGCAGGGGATGGATACCAGCGGCAAGGATAGCACTATCCGCCACGTCTTTGGTGATGTCAACCCCCAGGGGACGCATGTTTGCAGCTTCAAGGTGCCAACCCCGCAGGAATTGGATCATGATTATCTTTGGCGGGTACATAAGAACACCCCTGGCAAAGGTGAAATTACGATCTTCAACCGCTCTCATTATGAGGACGTGCTGGTTGTGCGGGTGCATGACCTCGTGCCTAAGTCAGTCTGGGAAAAGCGTTACAACCAGATCAACGCCTTTGAAAAGCTTCTGGTTCAGGAAGGCACCACAATCCTGAAATTCTGCCTGCATATCAGCAAGGAAGAGCAGGCGGAACGTTTCCTGGCCCGTCTCGACCGTCCCACTAAACGCTGGAAGTTCAATCCGGGTGATTTGGAAGAACGCGAATATTGGGATGATTATATGGCGGCCTATGAGGATATGGTCAACCGCACCAGCACGGAATGGGCGCCCTGGATCGTTGTCCCCTCGGACCAGAAATGGTATCGCAACCTGATCGTTGCCGAGACCATTATCAAAACGCTGCAAGATCTGGATATGCACTTTCCTAAAGAAGTGCCTGATATTGAAAAATACAAGGGAATCCTTGAGGAGATGGTCGCTAAGGAAGTCTGATGAGTTTACCCCTCCCGAACCAATATCTCCGGTTTGTCCTCGCCGGTTGTGTGAATGAGGATTTTATTCTCCCTATCTCAGGATCCCCCCAGGACTCAGTTCTGGGGGGAAACCTCCCTTATGCCGCAGCGGGGCTGGCCCTGTGGGGCGGCAAAGCGGGGATGGTTGCCAGGGTGGGGGATGATTTCCCAATGGCGTATTTAGATCGTTTCCGCCAACTCGACTTTGACCTCAAGGGGATCAAGCTGGTGGAAGGCCCAATGGATGCCCGGCGTTTCATTGCCCATCAGGATGAGGCCACCTATTTTGAAGATAACCCGATGCAGCACTATGTGGATCGGGGATACCCTTTCCCGCAGCGTTTACTGGGGTATAAAACCCGGTCACTCGTTCCCCCGGACATCAACGCGCCGCAAAAGCAATCGATTCAAATAACTGATATCCCTGAATACTATCTGGAAGCCAGCGGGGTGCATATCTGCCCGATAGATCACCTTTCGCACATCATCCTGCCCTCCGTATTTCGTCAGGGTCGGGCCACAACGATCACCCTTTCGCCCTCACCGGGCTATATGACGCCGACCTATTGGGGGGAACTGCCGGGAATGCTTTCGGAGATCACAGCACTTATCGTGCAAGAGAGAGAAGTCCAGGCGCTTTTTCAGGGGCGTGGGTCAGATCTATGGGAGATGGCGGAAGCGCTGGGTGGGATGGGGCCGGAATTTGTTGTGATCCAAACCGCCCGCTCGGGTTATTACCTTTATGACCATATCAGCCACAAACGCTGGGTGATTCCCCAATATCCTTCCCGAATCGCCGATCCGACCGGTGGGCGGGATGCCTTCGCCGGAGGTTTTTTGGTGGGTTACCGCGAGGACTACGATCCGCTGGCCGCTTCCCTCAAAGGGGCGATATCTGCTTCATTAACGGTGGAAGGCAGCGGTGTTTACTATGCGCTGGATGCGATGCCTGGCTTGCGGGACGCGCGACTCGAATCCCTGAAGAGTCTCGTCCGCGAGATTTAGTTTTTTCCCAGTTGGAAATTTAGAGAGTTTCGTTGAGCAATTCCTGCACCACGCCGGGATTGGCTTTGCCGCGCATCTGCCGCATGACCTGACCAAAGAACCACTGCCGCAGCGCTACCTTGCCTTCATGATAGGCTCGGACTTCGTCGGGATGTTCCGCTAAAACCTGACGCACCACTTCGGCGATCGCCTCCCGATCTGAAATTTGGGCGAGGCCTTCGGCCTCAATGATCGTCAGGGCTTGCTGCCCGGTGGCGACCATTTTTTCCAGAACGGTTTTTGCCGTGGCGTTATTGATTTTGCCTTGCTGCAGCAGGTCCAGCAGCCCGGCCAGTGCGGCCGGGGAAATCGGCAGGGTATCAATGAGCATATTGGTGGCGTTCATGATCCCGAACAGTTCACCGGAGACCCAATTGGCGGCCAGCCCAGCGTCTGGCTGCGGCATGGCGTTGACGACGCTTTCATAAAATTCCGCAGTATCCCGGTCCGCCGTGAGGACTTCGGCTTGATAGGCATCCAGTCCGAGATCCGCCATAAAGCGGATGAACTTGCGATCCGGGCGTTCCGGCAGGCGCTCACGGGCCGCCTCAATTTCCGCCGGGCTGATGACCAGCGGGGGCAGGTCCGGCTCGGGGAAGTAGCGGTAATCGTGTGCTTCTTCCTTGCTGCGTTGGGAGACAGTGACCTCGTTGGTCTCGTCCCAGCCCAGGGTCTCCTGATCCACCTTGCCGCCGGCCTCCAGCAGGGCCGTTTGGCGGTCCAGCTCATAGGTGATTGCGGCGGTCATCGTACGGAAGCTGTTGAGGTTCTTGATCTCAACCCGGGTGCCGAGGGTCTCGCTCCCTTCGGGGCGGACGGAGACATTG
Coding sequences:
- a CDS encoding CoA-transferase produces the protein MVEILYNPKELMVVNASRLLRDYDVVFVGVGIPNLACNLARRTHAPNLQMIYEAGVIGAQPSRLPLSIGDPSLVTGSTSVCSMYDVFTLYLQRGNVDVGFLGGAQIDQYCNINATMIGGDYQHPKVRLPGSGGSMEIAAWANRCYIITPHQKRRFPATVDFHTSIGFLDGGDARKKTGVRGGGPEAVVTNLGVMRPDENGELVLTAMHPGVTYEQVAENTGWPLKIVEDCAVTEPPTLEELRILREDLDPQKIYI
- a CDS encoding CoA-transferase; translated protein: MKNGNNMTTKLTSLSDAIRQYVHDGDLVYASGFTHLIPFAAGHEIIRQGIKDLVLARATPDLLYEQMVAAGCARKVIFSYMGNPGVGSLRQMRKALEAGELEWEEYSHFSMISRLQAGASGLPFMPMKQTGATDLESQNPNFKRVADPYTGEEVVVVPPLIPDVAIVHVQRADENGNAHVWGILGEQRLAAFAAKKVILTVEEMVDESVIRSDPNRTLIPGLVVDAVCHVPFCAHPSYTQGYHDRDNDFYLDWDKISETDEGVKAYLDEWVYGLPDRAAYWEKLGPEVHQRLHAGERLSEPVNYGDY
- a CDS encoding aldehyde dehydrogenase family protein; amino-acid sequence: MAQESSFKLTYATMFSPPEELHTHFAEAMDALKGKLGQEYPMFINGEERFTEEKYREVSPINTDLHLATFQKGGVKDAEDAIAAARAAFPKWSRMNWDERVYLLRKAADIIDQRLFEIGAVVTLEVGKNRMEALGDVAETAELIRYACTQMEASQGYHAKMGVDPLQGYISTNKSVLKPYGVWVVISPFNFPAALTGGPSGAALTAGNTLVIKPASVTTWTTALLVDCFRQAGIPDGVVNFVSGPGSTVGKALVESKDVDGITFTGSFDVGMGIYRSFGNGDYIRPTILELGGKNPAIVSKNANLEDAAVGIVRSAFGLQGQKCSACSRVFVEEEVYDKLVARVVELTNKLKIGDPVERDTYMGPVVTKGAYQDFQDFCKELKEAGKIATGGEVLTEGDFAKGYFCEPTVAVDVPITHKLWQQEMFVPITMIHPVKDLKEAMELANSVKYGLTAGFYGTEEEVGWFFDNIEAGVVYANRPQGATTGAWPGFQPFGGWKGSGASGKNAGGLYYLPLYMHEQSQTFIQRA
- a CDS encoding P-loop NTPase fold protein, with protein sequence MEKNNKSWFTCNKDAENILDQIKNGKTNHLKPRVSLIFIIISLLLLAFPTIVNLFIQGITNGAVSPNNVNASPIPNWYVIAGIVEFSLLFIFIFTAYIFSKNDLFQVVVSRKLVDNKYDISSVDYDKWFTEVLSDTLRNERKLVIVIDNLDRLLPEKRLLFISTLQTFLQYLNGSDQGISKKLAKHLWVLLPYNETILRDNKVPPFIDEKELLDKRIQLKLTVPELLTSNWEDFFKIKFKQSFKNHQDNDTIENIIILMKEILYNNPPHPRQIISLINDIGALHSQWCPEIPISHISYYVLINKFADLKIDQLSLLNNDYPRPYASRLLDNDSITLKESLICLFFNATIEEARQLLINRPLQKALTDGDYSSFEKIISNNQTSVHAHIDVVLSELSKEPQYIDRIYKILHTLNHNETINTFFKDKRSFIRRCLRDMIYQSRKEEILTKENCEEANYLIRFFKGEAKVIEEIIEIINPKSISSLEKEKSLKDKDYLDIDLQSVITGFESLIQTLRDNYPNKKPIQITIRTGEERFFDFLQGIYQHSALNNVDHIKYIPLEGPNSSPNFESITTLVNYKDKLITTSFLGALKLLDQLSLEYNKSVLNKNISNKLISYLETEYLDQKLLESSNALLETILYLDSVEGNHLSQFISLLSPRKSGLVIRIIEKTIENKNYQTAAIWLYIQLRAFPQEISFPPSNIKEFEPLFLENICKKNQNELNSVLNELQAMFHKNIFSESSLWFANIQANLKNAPLLYEILINFSTLKRNTFDIEADWVYSNWKIFNDSLTYDQYKSFILELIGSYDLEAKVLNKINLDQSRFIAQIILFGKKKTFASDLVKNHLRLIDETQWDTFFEGQHDIFRILYQLSQLKNFTIALDDPFINSYILFAKKYINNLIKPALPIDQLSSLYKAIDGRRLPTIRREIFDLVEDQHGNLPQDFFSIFGEFLIDENALNARHHKFVNIFTPLIKKQNETHLQWVITVLSSPGFIKTISNNEIDEIKDFQATTMSILNNDNISEEVKKSLEEIITLLHYLDF
- a CDS encoding P-loop NTPase fold protein translates to MMTEQKDNRCPTEFIRDTPSEEDYFNSQSHKKIAITLRDIILEKEGGITIGIAGNYGSGKSTIITILQNLLNVNKNNNIKFFTFDAWAHEGNLMRMIFLENLILELKSGKKQ